In Halobacteroides halobius DSM 5150, the genomic window TAGTGATCTTTATATCCTACACTCCAAGTATAGCTTGTATCTTCTGCTTTATACTCTCTTTTAAGTTCTAAACTAATCCAGGGACTTAGAGTAGGATTTCTATTATCTTCTTCTAAATAAAAGTATAAGGAAGCGTTATCATTCTTTAGTGTCTTATAGTAGTGCTTGGCCCCTATAGCAAAGCCTAATTTACTAAAGTAATCAAGATATAATTGTCCAAAGTCTTCTCTATCGTAATTATAGGTAGTCTTTATAAACCAACCTTTTTGCTGATTATAACCTACCTGTGGTTTAAAAATTTGTTGATGATTTTTAAATGAATAAACCAAAATAGGCCAATAAAAGATCGGCACCTGGCCATTAAACTCCCAGAGAGTAACATGATAAGCTACAATTTTATCTTCAGGATAAATAGTCATACTCTCAGCTTGAAAGTGATAATGAGGCTCTTCTAAATCACAGGTCGTAAATTCTGCCTTTTGTAAGTTAGATTTATTGGGAGTATAAGATGTTTGAGGTGCTTGTAAATAAAATGGTTCTTTTAGGCTATCACTAATAATAATGCCCTCTGAATTAATAAAAATGCCAGAATCTGTCTTGAAATTATAGTTTAGTTTTTGGCTTGTGTACTCTCCTGTTTCAGTCTTTGATTGAACATTACCTGTAGCTAGCAATTTATCTTGCTTAAGATTAATCTTAAGTCTATTAGCTGATAAATTAAGTCTCTTTGTTTGTAACTTGACATTCCCAGTAGCTATAATAATTCCTTTTTTACGCTGATATGTGACCTGTTTGGCTTTAAGATTAACCTGTTGATTAGCTAATGCTACAGTACAGGCTAGATTTAAGACTAGGATAATAATTGCTATCTTAATTACTTTGATTTCCGGCACCTCCTTAACTTAATTCAAAGTGCTCTTCCTTAATTATTAAACTGCTTCCTAATAGGGCAAAGACTAAATTAGGTAGCCAAGCTGCTAACCAGGGTGCTAAAGCTCCTGCATTGCCTAACGAACGGCTTATAGATAAGAAAACATAATAAATAAAGATAATCACTACACTAACTATTAGCCCAAAAATTCTTCCTTTATCTGATTTAATACTCAATGGAGCACCAATTAAAATAAATATTACACAAGCTAAAGGCTGGGCTAATTTAAAATAATACTCAACTTCTAGCTTGGTCGTATCTATTCCACTAGCTTGTAGTAACTTTATTCTTGCTTTTAGTTGGGCCCGGTTTAATTCTTCTGGTTTCTTTTGTCTACTATATAACTTCTTAATCCTTCTTTCTAACTTAAAATTTACCTTTCTTAGCTCATCCTGTTGGGCCAAATAACCCTCAGCCCCTAGTTGATATCTTATCCCCACTTGTAAGGATAAAATTTTACCTCTAAATGACCCCTTAGTAGCACTGATTAGCTGATTAGGCTTGTCTTGTTTATCATAAACTAAGATATTATTAACTTCTTTAGTTTTAGTGTTAAGTTTACCTAGATAAAAATAACGATTATGCCTATCTTTAAATAATACATTTTGCTTAATAACTTGGTCTTTCTTCTTATAAATAGATTTGTTGATTACTTGCTGATACTTACTATTAGCAGTAGGAACTATTTTCTCATTAAACCAATAGGTTACCAGACTAATTAATAATCCCACGATTAATAAAGGAATTACTATCCGAGTAAATTTAATCCCACCCATTCTAAGAGCAGTAAACTCATTATCTTTAACCAAGCGACTTAAAGAAAGTAAAGTAGCAAATAATACAGCCATGGAGAAGCTTTTAACCATTACTTGTGGAACTTTATACAACAATAATTTAGCTACTATTGGCACTGGAATATCCTTAATAATAATAAAATCAGTTAGTTGAAATAAAAAGCTGCTGATTAAAATAATAACCAAGGTAAATAAAGTAAGTAAAAAAGGTTTTATAAATTCCCAAACTAAATATTTATCAATTATTTTCATCTTAAAATTCCCCTCTAAAGTTCTTCCTTGATAATCAAATAAATCCCTATTACACTAAAAATAAGATTGGGTAACCAAGCTGCTAATAAAGGATTTAATAAACCATTTCTACCTAATGAACGAGAAAAAGATAGAATAACATAGTATAAAAAGACAATTACTATACTAGCTATAACTCCAAAAATTCTACCTTGTTTAGATCTCACAGTCAATGGTGCACCAATTAAAACAAAAATAAAGCAAGCAAATGGCTTAGCTAGCTTTAAGTGATAATCAACTAATAAGGAGCTAACATCTAATCCACTCTCTTTAAATAATTTAATATCTTTAAGTAACTCCTCTCGACTCATTTCTGAAGTTGTCTTTTGTTGGCCATAAAAGTTCTCTAGCTTTTGGTTAACATTTATTTTTAATTCTTTAAAAGCAGATTGATAGATTAACTCTCCTTGCTGATTAAATTTATTAACTAATCCATCAACTAAGTGCCATACTTTATCTTTAAAATAACCCATCTTAGCTGTGATCAGTCGCGGGAATTTCTTATCCTTTGCTAATTCATAGAGCATAATCTCATAGAACTTATCTTCTTGTTCATCAATCTTACCAATATAAAAATAACGTTTATCTAGACCTTTAAAAAAAGAGCCTTCTTTTAAATCTGGCAAACCCTGTTTTAAAATAATCCTGCGGACTATATTTTCTGCTCGATGATTGGTCCACGGGACTAACTGTTCATTAATAAAAAATGTACTAATACTAACTACTAAAGCCACAATTAAAAAAGGAAGTAATAAACGCTGAAGAGAAACCCCGCCCATTCTAAAAGCTATCACTTCATTCTTTTTTACCAACTGGCTTAATGATAATAAAGTAGCAAATAAAATAGAAATAGCAAAACTTTGTACCATTACCCCTGGTATCTTATATAATAGCAGCTTTAGCACTTTATTTAAAGGTACCTGTTTAACCAAGATCAAATCAGTTAATTCAAATAAATAACTACTTATCATTAAAACTGTTAAAGTAAAGATAGAAAATATAAATGGCTTCAAAAACTCTTTTCCTAAATAGCGATCAACTAATCGTAACTTAAACAACACAATTTCTGCCCCCTATTTCCCTTTCTTTCTAATTACCACAATTAATTCCCAGCTATCTAGCTGGGAATAATTATTCTACTTGATATTGAATTGCTTTATCTGTAATTAAACTTAGATTTAGATTAACATTCAAGCCCCTACTTACCCGACTATCTGTCTTACCAAAGTAATCTCCTTTATCTACTAAATTATTATTATTAACATCTATCCAACCATAAAGATACCAACTACCAGCTTCAATATTAGCTAAACTATAAAAGCCATTTGCAACAGGATAAGTTACTTGACTAGTCCGGTTGATAATTGAACCATTCATTTTCCCAGCAAAGACTTGTGTCTTGGTAATTTTAGCATTTTTCACTCCAGCATAAGCATTGATTAAACCAAATCCATGTTTTTTATCTCGACCAAACACTCCTAAATCCTGAGCTGTTAGTCTTAATTGTCTCTTTACTTCAGCGGGAGTGTTGGCTTGTCCACTAGCGATTAATAAGGCTGCTAACCCCGCTACATGAGGAGTAGCCATTGAAGTACCAAACGCATACTTATAACCACTAGGGTCTGTGATAGCTAAATCATTGTTGGTTAAATCAGGGGGTACTGTAGAATAAATATATGAGCCAGGTGCTACAAAATCAAGATTAGCACCATAATTAGAAAAATTGGCCCTTTCTAACCTCGAATTAACAGCTCCTACAGCAATTGTACTCGGGTAATGAGCAGGATAAAGCAACCCTAAATCTCCTATCATGTCCTCCCCTCCGTTACCAGCTGCCGCAACTACAGTTACCCCTTTATTATAAGCATACTCTACAGCTACTTTCAATGAATTCAATGAAGAAGTAGGCTCGCTCCCTCCTAAACTTAAATTAATAACCTCTGCATGATTATTGACTGCCCAATAAATCCCAGTAATAAGATTTGAATAATTGCCACTTCCAGTAGCACCAAAAACCTTAATAGGCATAATTTTTATATTCCAATTAATTCCTGCTACTCCCCTACCATTATCTGTTACAGCCCCCAGTATTCCAGCTACATGAGTTCCGTGCCCATGGTCATCATCAGCAGTTGAACTAGAATTGATTACATTAACAGAATTCTTTAAATCTAACTGGCCTTCTAAATCAGGATGATCTAAATCAACCCCGGTATCAATTACAGCCACAGTTACTTCTTTACTACCTGTGGTTACATCCCAAGCTTGAGGTAAACTAATAGCTTTATAATTCCATTGTTTACTATACCCAGGGTCATTAGGAGAAATAGCTGCTTGCAATCTTATCTTTCTATTTAGTTCTGCATAATTTATGATGGCTTCATTATTAAGTTGTTCAATTAAGGTTTTAAGATCATAATCCGAATTAACTTTTAGAACTTTAATCTTTAATTTATGTAACTCCCTTTTGACAGTTAGACCATATTTAGCAAGCAAGTTAGTAACTTTAGTCTTAGCTACATCTTCAAAAGATACTAAAATTTCATCTTGTACATACTCTTCTTTTGAATTAGCACTAGTTATCCCTTTAATTGCAAAACTTTGTGTAGATATTTGTTGTGTGCTAGTGCTTTCTTTAAGTTTAGTATTAGTTAAAGTTACATGTCCTTTAACTCCGACAAATTCTTCTTTATCTAAAAAACTACAACCAAATGTTGTAATAGTTAATCCTAAAACTAGCAGGTAACAGATTAGTTTCTTCATTTGTTATTTGTCTCCTTTGTGATATATAGTTTAACTTTTAGATTGCTGAGAGAGGATTTCTCACTAGATAAATTTCTCAAAATTCGTCTAAGCTTACTTCCATAAAAATAACGTTAAGCTAATCAAAAACAGGTGATTAGCTAACCCAAACCTTATTTTTATTCCAGTTCACTAAGACTCATTAATGAAAAATTTATGAGTCGTTGCGAAACCCTCTCCAGCAATTATTAAAGGTATTGTGGGGCTTTTGGACTGTCTTATAGTTTTTGTTCATATGGTTTGAATGAAAGGTAAAATAGATATGAATAAGCAAATCTATGATTTGGTTTATCTCATTTTACCTGGAATGAAATTAACAAAAACTATTTAAGGAAAAAGCCACACAATGCCTAATTGAGAAGTGCAACTATATATCAATAATACTTTATTTTCAAATTAACTAATTATAGCCAAAAAACCCCTTAAATAATATATTATCGAAAACTTAATTCTCTCCTGCTAAGTAACCTATTATATTTTATCCAGCTAAGTATATTTCCTTCTAAAAGATTAATATTTTTTATCTAACTCCAAATAATAGAATTAAACTCTAGCGAAAGGAGCTATAAAGTGGATACTAAATTTCCACAAAATAATCTTTTAAAACGCCTACTATTTTTACTACTACTAATATTACTAATTTTACTTGGCTTATTATTTAATAATTCGCTTAGTAATAATTCACCGCTACCTCTAGAGAAAAAAACTGCTATAAACTATCAAAAACTAAAGCAACAAATTGATGATTACTTAACAAAACAAAAAAAAGCCCAACCAGTCACTATTACATCTAACCAAGCCTTAAATAAATTAAGAACAGCTTTATATCTTTATCTACAAGATCATTATCAGTTACCAAAAAATCTTAAGCAATTACTAGGTACTTATCTTAAAAATATTCCTCCGGAACCAATATCTGATGATAATAAGGTTAGTTTTAAACTAGATTATACTGGAGGTTGGTACTATAATCCCCAATTAACCGGGCCAAGCTTAGCTAAATTAATCACTACTAGTCTCCGCCCCAATACGAAACAAAATAATATAACCGATTTTAGACCATATCATATCCTAGTTAATACTACTAAGGATAAACTCTATTTAAAACAAGGGTCTAAAATAATTAAAGAATACCCAATAGCCGATGGAGGAAAGTTATCACCAACTCCTAAAGGAAGATTTAGAATTGAAGATAAGGCTATCTTAAATAAGCAACAAAGAGAAAAATACGGAAAGTACTGGCTAGAACTCGACCTGTGGACTAAAGGTGGAGGGTATGGCATTCATGCTACAACTAATCAACGCTTGGCCCTTACCAACCAAACCTCTCAAGGTTGTATCAGGTTAAAACCAAAAGATATTGCTGAGCTCTACCAGCTTGTTCCCACAAAGGTCACAGTCTTTATAAAATAAAAGGTGCCTCTTAAGAGGCACCTTAACTAAACAATTAAAATTTATTTTTAAATCCAACCCCAAAAGTAAACTCATTTAAATTTAAGACACCTAAATTTACCTCAACTCCTGGTTCAAAATTAAATTTAGCTCCTAAATTAACCCCACCATTATACTCTGCTATTAAAGTGGTAATTGGAAGTTTCACATAATTATCCCCTGAAGAAACAGTAACTGCATTAACAACTTTACTAATCCCTGCAAATGCATGGTCAGCAAAATAATCTTCTTCTCCAACCCCAAAATGAACCCGCAGACCATAATAAGGGGTTGATTTACTAGCAACTAAGTAATTACTATCTCCATTAACTCCAATACTTAACTGCGGACGATAACTACCATCTTCTGATAT contains:
- a CDS encoding LptA/OstA family protein, producing the protein MPEIKVIKIAIIILVLNLACTVALANQQVNLKAKQVTYQRKKGIIIATGNVKLQTKRLNLSANRLKINLKQDKLLATGNVQSKTETGEYTSQKLNYNFKTDSGIFINSEGIIISDSLKEPFYLQAPQTSYTPNKSNLQKAEFTTCDLEEPHYHFQAESMTIYPEDKIVAYHVTLWEFNGQVPIFYWPILVYSFKNHQQIFKPQVGYNQQKGWFIKTTYNYDREDFGQLYLDYFSKLGFAIGAKHYYKTLKNDNASLYFYLEEDNRNPTLSPWISLELKREYKAEDTSYTWSVGYKDHYSNYLTTPQKNNWLNISAKQKVEFTNWQHNWGLKYRKNRSYNHDLDLSLDVWGLKDNNLDLNLDYIYQQQPKTTFNEYGVGLNYKKYFSDDLYLNYNYDYEYHAENEDNSWQYKTDLRLQLDKSKYNWSVGAKFKRDNEGINYYDLPEAQLTIHPGEIWSNKLLNPLDITVGGLNRYNDSWLEPKQQGYTRVGYEDYLSLTDNNRLHYNQQFEQNIYSTGHQHWSYQNRFDLTTKLPFGW
- a CDS encoding LptF/LptG family permease translates to MKIIDKYLVWEFIKPFLLTLFTLVIILISSFLFQLTDFIIIKDIPVPIVAKLLLYKVPQVMVKSFSMAVLFATLLSLSRLVKDNEFTALRMGGIKFTRIVIPLLIVGLLISLVTYWFNEKIVPTANSKYQQVINKSIYKKKDQVIKQNVLFKDRHNRYFYLGKLNTKTKEVNNILVYDKQDKPNQLISATKGSFRGKILSLQVGIRYQLGAEGYLAQQDELRKVNFKLERRIKKLYSRQKKPEELNRAQLKARIKLLQASGIDTTKLEVEYYFKLAQPLACVIFILIGAPLSIKSDKGRIFGLIVSVVIIFIYYVFLSISRSLGNAGALAPWLAAWLPNLVFALLGSSLIIKEEHFELS
- a CDS encoding LptF/LptG family permease translates to MLFKLRLVDRYLGKEFLKPFIFSIFTLTVLMISSYLFELTDLILVKQVPLNKVLKLLLYKIPGVMVQSFAISILFATLLSLSQLVKKNEVIAFRMGGVSLQRLLLPFLIVALVVSISTFFINEQLVPWTNHRAENIVRRIILKQGLPDLKEGSFFKGLDKRYFYIGKIDEQEDKFYEIMLYELAKDKKFPRLITAKMGYFKDKVWHLVDGLVNKFNQQGELIYQSAFKELKINVNQKLENFYGQQKTTSEMSREELLKDIKLFKESGLDVSSLLVDYHLKLAKPFACFIFVLIGAPLTVRSKQGRIFGVIASIVIVFLYYVILSFSRSLGRNGLLNPLLAAWLPNLIFSVIGIYLIIKEEL
- a CDS encoding peptidase S8 encodes the protein MKKLICYLLVLGLTITTFGCSFLDKEEFVGVKGHVTLTNTKLKESTSTQQISTQSFAIKGITSANSKEEYVQDEILVSFEDVAKTKVTNLLAKYGLTVKRELHKLKIKVLKVNSDYDLKTLIEQLNNEAIINYAELNRKIRLQAAISPNDPGYSKQWNYKAISLPQAWDVTTGSKEVTVAVIDTGVDLDHPDLEGQLDLKNSVNVINSSSTADDDHGHGTHVAGILGAVTDNGRGVAGINWNIKIMPIKVFGATGSGNYSNLITGIYWAVNNHAEVINLSLGGSEPTSSLNSLKVAVEYAYNKGVTVVAAAGNGGEDMIGDLGLLYPAHYPSTIAVGAVNSRLERANFSNYGANLDFVAPGSYIYSTVPPDLTNNDLAITDPSGYKYAFGTSMATPHVAGLAALLIASGQANTPAEVKRQLRLTAQDLGVFGRDKKHGFGLINAYAGVKNAKITKTQVFAGKMNGSIINRTSQVTYPVANGFYSLANIEAGSWYLYGWIDVNNNNLVDKGDYFGKTDSRVSRGLNVNLNLSLITDKAIQYQVE
- a CDS encoding L,D-transpeptidase, coding for MDTKFPQNNLLKRLLFLLLLILLILLGLLFNNSLSNNSPLPLEKKTAINYQKLKQQIDDYLTKQKKAQPVTITSNQALNKLRTALYLYLQDHYQLPKNLKQLLGTYLKNIPPEPISDDNKVSFKLDYTGGWYYNPQLTGPSLAKLITTSLRPNTKQNNITDFRPYHILVNTTKDKLYLKQGSKIIKEYPIADGGKLSPTPKGRFRIEDKAILNKQQREKYGKYWLELDLWTKGGGYGIHATTNQRLALTNQTSQGCIRLKPKDIAELYQLVPTKVTVFIK
- a CDS encoding YjbH domain-containing protein, whose translation is MKRITVSLVFLLIFSFTGVGYAHNVGAFGPNDLLTIPTADILTTGDLSLNYQRVTGENSQDLVAGVYGLREGVQVGAVINWNSAQRGPQIAPSIKARIISEDGSYRPQLSIGVNGDSNYLVASKSTPYYGLRVHFGVGEEDYFADHAFAGISKVVNAVTVSSGDNYVKLPITTLIAEYNGGVNLGAKFNFEPGVEVNLGVLNLNEFTFGVGFKNKF